In Phragmites australis chromosome 18, lpPhrAust1.1, whole genome shotgun sequence, the genomic window GCTATGGAGGAATTCCGATGGATTAACGCCAGGGCGGAGGCGTCAAGCCGTGCTTGGTTAGCGCGGCAGGGGACGACGGGAGCAGATTGGCGACGGGAGCCGTCGAGAGACAGGGGTGTCGGGGCGAGATTGTTGCAGGCAGCAGGAGGTGGGGGCCGTTTGGAGGTTAAAGATGATATCGGATTGTCCGATCATAAGATTTAACAGCAAAGAATTCGGTGAGAAGTAACTATGATTCATCTGGGTAAGAGGTAGACAGCGTCAAAAGAAAAGACCTTGGGTGTCAAATAAGGCTTACCAACATGGCAAGAACAGGACATCAAATCTGGTCAAAACTCCAAATTCGTTTGCATCGAACCCAGACAAGCCTGGAATCCTTTGAAATCTGCCAATTTACTGAAGTTTTGGCTCTTGTTATCGACATCAGATCAGACGCGCTCTatagattttgtttttttttacacaAAACAAGGCGGAAAATTAGTCAGTTATAGAAAACCTGACAAATTTCTTCCAAAGCTCCGCAGTTTCAAAAGAGGAGAAATATGATTATGTCTACCTTTAATAATATATccaaaattaattatattttatagttTGTAACAAAATAATCAATCTTTGACTTGCGACGGTGGGATCCGGATCCCCTGCCGCCAGAGCTATGAAGTCACGAATGAACAGTAAAGTGTGGGTAGGGGAACAGTTTTATATCAGTTACTGTAGCAAAAGTACTATTCCGTTAATTTACTGTGCCGATTTTACTGTTCCTAACAGTACATCTGATCCATCCATCACGATCCACGGTCCGCAGAGGATCCGATTCCGCGACGGCGACCCCCCAAACGCGGGGAAGGTCCGAGACCAGACTACCAGAGGGGGAGAAGAGAAGACAACACGCGACGCCGAATCGAATCGGGGAAAAAAAAGCGGAGGCGCCTGCTAAGAACGGCGGATCGGCTAGCGTACGCATCACCAGGGCGTTGCCTTCCCCCGCCTCGCTTTCCAATTTGTTTTGTGTGTCGTTGGCGAAATCTCGCTCTCCATGTGGGGAGGCTTTGACTTGATCAAACCAAGAACACGCCTTTGAGCCGCATAATGCTCCAATACTCTACCGGTTTCTAAGTCCCGTCGCCGTTTACTTCCATCATTTGGTTTCATATTCCAGCAACTCGCGTGCGTGTGCCTCTTCTTACCTGTTCTTGCTCTCGTCTCGCTACGTGTAAATCTGATCTGCTTGTGTCTCAAGATCGTTGGGGCTGCGTGAGTTGAAGTCGGAGTTGGCAATGGCCAGGGAAGAAGCGAGTATTTGATCTGACTTCCAGAGAGTTATTGCTGCTTTGGTGTTGGGATTGGGCAGATTGGAGAGAGCGGTTGGTATCTTGGCTGATTTCTTGGGGGTAGCTACTGTTTTCTCGGATTGAAAAGGAATGATCTTTTGATCGATTTCTGCTCATATCTTGGtgattctttttcttgtcaacTTGGGGATTTGTCTGAAGTGGAGTTCTTTGGTTAGGTGTGGGTTGAGACCTGAGAAGAGATGAGGCTGTCTGTTCGTGTGATCGAAGCCCGCAACCTGCGGGCCATGGATTCCAACGGGTTCAGTGATCCTTATGTGAAGCTGCAGCTCGGGAAGCAGCGGTTCAAGACCAAAGTGGTCAAGATGAACCTGAACCCGACTTGGGATCAGGAGTTCACTTTCCTCGTCGGCGATGTTAGGGATGTGCTCAAGTTCTATGTCTATGACGAGGACATGCTCGGGAtggatgacttccttgggcagatGAGGGTGTCATtagaggatgtactggctgccGAGAACTTCTCGCTTGGTACCCGGTGGTACCAGCTTCttccgaagggaaaaactgacAAGGTGGTCGATTGTGGTAATTTCTCTAGTTCTTTTGCTCATTGATGTTTGTTATGTGAAATCATGCTTCTTGCTTTTGTTCGTGCGATTTCAGTGTTTAACTTTCTGAATTGCATCATTTTACTGGTTACTACTATCTTGCTAGTTGCTATGAACTAGACACGCATGGATTCTAGTTATTTTTGTTTCTGGAAAATGTGATTACTCACTGTCTTTTTGTTTGGTTCCACCCTGCAGGAAAGATTTGTGTCTCAATATCTTTAGAAACAGCTGGAGCCACACGATCATGGTCTGATGATTTTGCAGCTGAATTAACTGATATACAGAGAGACTATTCATTGTCAAGTCAAAGCACAGAAGTATCTGTCACATTAGCTTATCAAGAAAGTGAAATTTCTAAAGAAGATAATATCAGTGGGGATTATGATGGAGCTGAAGTCCCTGCAGAAGATAAATGTAGAGAACGTGCTGACAGAAATCTAGCTGCTTCAGAGGCCAAATCTAATGGGATTCATAATGCACCTTTGAATGGAGCTGAGACTTCTGAAACAGATAAGCCTGATAAGCCATCATTTGTTGATCGTGTCTGTCAAATATTTGCTAGAAAAAATGTTGATGCGGTGCCAACATCCTCCGTGAATACTAAGGCTTCAGAAGAAGTTCAAGAAGAAACAACAGTATATGAGGATCCTGTAAGCCAAAATAATTGTGTGTCTCCAGAGACACCATTTGATGAActactgaatttttttgaatcgAGGCATGAAGGAGCTGAGATGCCTGTAAATTTACAAGGCATTCTTATCAATCAGTCATATCTTGCCTCACCTAGTGATCTGAATAACCTTCTCTTCTCACCAGACTCAAATTTTCGACAAACAGTGATCGAGCTTCAGAGTTGTACTGATTTCAAAACTGAACCCTGGAGAGTCGATAATGATGGGGAGTCCTTGAAGAGAGTGATAACTTATACAACTGCACCTTCGAAATTGGTTAAAGCCGTTCGAGCAACAGAGGAACAATCTTATTTGAAGGCTGATGGAAAAGAGTATTCAGTTTTATTAAGTGTTAGCACTCCTGATGTTCCTTGCGGTACTTATTTTCGGACAGAAATTCTTTTTCGTATTATGCCAGGCCCTGAACTTGACTCTGAACAGCAGACATCACACTTGGTAATTTCTTGGCGCATGAATTTTCTTCAAAGTACTATGATGAAAGGTATGATAGAAAATGGAGCAAGACAAGGCTTGGAGCAAAATTATGCACAGTTTTTGGATTTACTATCACAGAAGGTCAAGCCTATTGATGTAGAAGATGCTGGGTCTGATAAGGAACAGGTCTTAGCTTCGTTGCAAGGGGGGCAGGAATCTGATTGGAGGATAGCATTTGTATACTTCTTCAACTTTGGTGTCTTATCCTCTATTTTTGTGGTTCTCTATACTACTCTGCATGTTTTACGAGTGAATTCAAGTGTAGTTCAAGGGTTTGAGTTTCCAGGATTAGATCTTCCAGATTCTCTCAGTGAAATTATAATGGGTGGCCTGTTATTTCTTCAAGTACAGCACATTTTTAAGAAAATTACGTGCTTTGTTCAGGCAAGGGACCAAAAAGGTATATTTCTTTTATCTTTCATGCCATTTCATTCCACCTCTAGTATGAGTATCAGAATATGTACTTAAAGCAAGCTCCTCTTAAATGAAATATTTTCCTGATTTGTTTCAGTAGTAAAACAGGAAAGCTCAGGTACCCTTTGTGTTTATCTTGAATTGTGTAAAAATGAACCAATGAATATTCCCTACTTATCTGACATCATAATGCTATAAGAGTGGAGCTTCTAAGTTTGGCTGCAAAAGAAATCAAGAAACTTCAGCTTGTACAGTTTTGTTCTCAAAACAATATGCAACTAGCACCCTAATCCTCTGAGGAAAAACACTACAATAATATGGCTTGCATTTCTTGCTGTGTTCTATTGGATTTTATATGCATGAATGCAATTATGCCACTATCGCGTTAATATTGTCCCTCATGTAGTTGGTGACCATGGTGTGAAAGCACAAGGTGATGGATGGTTGTTAACGGCTGCTTTAATCGAGGGAACCAAATTGGCTCCAGTCGATGCTACTGGGTTCTCTGATCCTTATGTGGTATTTACTTGCAATGGTAAAACAAAAACAAGTTCAATCAAGTTCCAAACACTGGAACCTCAGTGGAACGGTATGTGCTTTGTGCTACAGTTTCTGGTTTTTTTATGtaaccttttttattttgttccatAACTACATATCACTAAGAAATGATAAATTTTGATTCCACTCTTAGAAACATTATGTGTTTTATGATAAATCACGCAACAGGTAACTAAACTTATCTTGCTAAATTATGCagaaatctttgaatttgatgcCATGGAGGATCCTCCATCGGTGATGAACGtacatgtatatgattttgatgGACCTTTTGACGAAGTTACCTCCCTTGGACATGCTGAAATTAACTTTGTAAAATCAAACTTGTCAGAGTTAGCTGATGTATGGATTCCTCTCCAAGGTAACTTGGCTCAGTCTTGGCAGTCAAAGTTGCACCTAAGAATTTTTTTGAACAACTCAAAGGGAACTGGTATGGTCACTGAATATCTGAGCAAAATGGAGAAGGAGGTTGGTAAGAAGGTGAGAATATTCCCTTTTTTTCCCTAGGCTATAAAATGTTACCATGTGATTTCCCCCAGTCTGATTTGGGTAACTGTTGCCAGATGACGTTGAGGTCTCCTCGGACAAATACAGCATTCCAGGAGCTCTTCTCTCTGCCAGCAGAAGAATTTCTCATCAGCAGTTTTACCTGCTACTTGAAGCGGAAATTGCCTACACAGGTAATCTTTTAACTGGACTTACATATACGCTTAAATTATAGttctttatttaaaaaaattgcacaccCTATTCATAACTATATACGAAGGAATGCTGGATGCTGATATGGAAATCTCCATCAGTCTTGATGTGTGCACATTTGGTGAACTGTGGACATCTGATATAGCTGATTCTTACATTTGTACTGAAAATTTGAGTATTTTCAGGAACTTTTTACATGCAATCACAGCATTTTTGATTTCAAAATAGTAAACCAGCAGAAGATGTTATTCAGCAGTTGCTCCTGCATTGCTTTTATCAATACTCAATAGTTCTCTTTTGCTGAAATTATAGTACTTCCCATGCTATGTGAGTTATATGTTGGTATCTTTTAGATAGGGTTTGTTCAATTTATTAGATCTACTAATATGTATTCATATGTCCCCATTGGTTCTGAATAGCTTATTAACTGTCCAGTCGATTAACAAAGATTCTTCGACTTTTAATATCAGGGCCATCTTTTCTTATCACTGAGAACAATTGGCTTTTATTCAAGCATGTTTGGGCGGAAAACAAAATTTTTCTTTCTATGGGAGGATATTGAAGACATACAAGCAATACCTCAATCACTATCATCATGGAATCCATCCATTATAATAACTCTTCACAGAGGTCGAGGCATGGATGCAAAGCATGGTGCAAAGAGCATGGATAATGGAAAGCTTAAATTTCACCTGCAGTCTTTTGCATCATTTAGTGTGGCTAATAGGTAAACCTCCAGTTTCCTAAAACATATGGTGCTCTAGATCTTTCGTTTAGCTCCATTGAATTAAACCCCTTAAACGAACTTTCTGTCACTACTAACTGCCTGTTTAAATCATCAAATCTGGTTTAAATATCAGCATTGATCCGCACACTACATTGATTATTGAAATAACATTTTTCATGGTTTAATGGTTCTTGCCagaataaatatattttgtgCTTTGCAGGACAATAATGGCATTATGGAAAGCAAGATCTTTGAGCACAGAGCTTAAAGTACAGCTTGCTGAAGAGCAGTCCCAAGCTAACACCCTTCAGAGTGAGGACAGTGGAATAtttgtcggtgttgaggatgccAAGAGCCTTCAGACGACTGAGGTTTTCTCCTCAACCATTTCTACCAATGTAAGTTCAGTTAACTTCTACAGACAATGGCAATTTAAATATACACCTGAGCCTCTGCATGTTCATTAACTACCTATAATGCAGCccatcacaagagtttgaattGACATACATGTGTCTCTTGCCAGATGATCTCGCTTATGGAGGTGTTTGAAGGAGGTTCATTGGAAATGAAAGTAATGGAGAAAGTTGGATGCCTCAAATACTCGGTTACACAGTGGGAATCAGATAAACCGCATGAGTATCAAAGACAGATTCATTACAAGTTTAGCAAGAAGTTGTCTCCTGTTGGAGGAGAAGTAACAGGAACTCAGCTAAAATCTCCTATGCTCAACAAGAAAGGGTGGATTATTGAAGAGGTGATGGAACTCCAAGGCGTCCTTCTTGGAGATTTCTTTACGGTATGTATACATACTTGAAACTTCTGCTCCCTGCCAATCTGGATGGAATTTGCATGCGCCCTTTTATTGTGCTTTGAAAATTGAAAGTCCCTCCTCTCTAGTGCTTTGGATTGTGACAGTTTGTCTGTTCATCTGTTGTCACTACTTATCACCTTGGAAGTGTAGTTGATCATGCCGTAGCAAAACAGAACCATGCTTATACTAGTGACTAGTGAGCAAAGATGAATTGGTAGTATGATCTGAATGTGACACCACCTAGAGAAAGCCAAGTCTATAACATTATTTTTGCTGTGGAAACTGGTGCCTAGCTTCATTGGCATGCCAAACTGTGGAAACTGTCTTGTAACAGAACTGCAACATCAGATTTACACAAATTAGTTAAAACTTTTGTGAGATAGTGTATTTGTTCGATTCTAAATTTTGCAGTCAATAAAGCACCAGCATTTTCGCGATACAAATTACATAGATCTATCCTCTGCAGATTAGAAATATAAAACAGTGTAAGTGGATAATCAGCAGCTGTAAGTTATCTGTTTGAGTACATGTTTGCCGTTGGGTCAATGGCATAATATTTTGTAATTATGTGCTGTAACATTTGTTCTGAGGGCTTAGGGATCTCCTACACTACTGGCACTTGGTAGCAAGGTGTGTAGCGGTTACTGTCTAATAGGTTATTTGGAGACAAAAATTAAGCAGCAGGCCCGTTTCTTCTATTCTGAGGAAAAATCAAACATGTCATGCTGACTATGTGCATATCACCAGAGCAAACGCTGTTTAAATTACCTGACATCCTTTCTTGTGCCTGCAGCTTCATATAAAGTACCAAATCGAGGACCTTGCTCCTAAGCAAAGGGCATGCAATGTTCAAGTCTCCCTTGGAATCGAATGGTCGAAGAGCACCAGGCATCAGAAACGAATCGAAAAGAATGTTCTTTCCAGTTCATCTGCTCGCCTAAAGGAGATGTTTAACCTAGCATCAAGGGAGGTCTCACATGCCAGATAGGAGTATTGATCTCACATCATCCCTGTGCATAATACTGAGTGATTGAACATTTCCTAACATCGGTATGACCCGCCCTGTGCATACATTGCTTGACTGAGATACACACGGACAGCAAGTCAACAACTGATTTTGAATCATATGAGGGTGCTGAATTATCTGTTTGTTGTAGCTGATCAAGTGTAGGCTGTATAGCTGAAAATTTACAGAGATTGCAGCATATAGATACCACCACACAAGTGCTAAAAGCACGAGGTCATGAATTCCTCAATAGGATAGCTCCATAGCTGTATGTTGTGGTTTCTAATTCTTTATGCTGTATCGACTTAGCTGGATTCATTGGTCACATGTTGAACTGTACAAAACTAGAAATAATTGATCCAATAATGTTCTGAAGTTTACAGACTGGGAAATACAGCATTTGTTTAATTCATCGGTCATACGTTTGTCTTCTGTGTCCTCAGTTCAGTACAGTGTTAAATAGAGATGGAGAAGGCGAAGGCTCAGATATTATCCGAACCAGACGAGACGTGACACCAAACAAACCTGCTGTGGCTTCAAGCCTAAAACAGACCACAGTACCAATATCCTTATCCACCCTGTGCATAGCAAAGTTGAGGCTCCaagtctctctctctgtgtgtctctgtctctctctctctctgaatgTCCAACAGAACCGCTGTTGGACATTCAGACTTGCTGATGCCATTTGTCATCTCAAAGAAACCGGTGACATGTTTCAGTCCATATTAACGTGCAACGATCGATATATAATTCCTGCGAGAATTGAACTGTCTCATGCGAGGCGCGTTCGGATTTACGGAACCCTTTGCCTCAACCTGCTTCCTCCCCGCTCGTTCCCGTGCCTACCAAGTAGTGGCAACTATTACCGGATCCGGGTCATGCACCGGGGATGACACGCCGGATGGCGTCGGACGGCCGTGGCGGGGAGCCGGGATCGGTGTGCGAGGTTGGCCGGACGCATGCACGCACCACCGCTCGCGACGCGGACACGGCGGCGTGGGTGCGGCCCCGtcggcgagcgagcgagcgagcgagcacgCACCCCATGTGAACGAGACTAGTGCTCGCCGTGCCTTTCAGCGCCTTGTCTGCTCCCCAGCGGCAGATGCGTAGTAGAAGCAACGGACGGACGGGATGCCTCGCCTCCTCCCCAAAATATCAACCGTCCGTCCACCACTAGAACATTCCCCCCCTTTTTGTTACCATTTCTTCCCACAAGAAACGACtaaatttcattaaaaaaattctacttCTTCTAATGCTTTTGATTAGAAGATGAATAGGTTGTGACAGATTTTAACAATTTTTATATGTACTCGATTAAATAGTTTATAATCAAAATTAGTGCTATGTCTCTTTTTCATCTtaattgtttgatttttttaaatttaaaaataatagacGTCACcggtattaaaaaatattaatacactattattttttttatctataagatgtattattatttttttgttttccaattattattttttaaaaaaatttcaccgtCATAATATC contains:
- the LOC133899753 gene encoding C2 and GRAM domain-containing protein At1g03370-like isoform X1, whose amino-acid sequence is MRLSVRVIEARNLRAMDSNGFSDPYVKLQLGKQRFKTKVVKMNLNPTWDQEFTFLVGDVRDVLKFYVYDEDMLGMDDFLGQMRVSLEDVLAAENFSLGTRWYQLLPKGKTDKVVDCGKICVSISLETAGATRSWSDDFAAELTDIQRDYSLSSQSTEVSVTLAYQESEISKEDNISGDYDGAEVPAEDKCRERADRNLAASEAKSNGIHNAPLNGAETSETDKPDKPSFVDRVCQIFARKNVDAVPTSSVNTKASEEVQEETTVYEDPVSQNNCVSPETPFDELLNFFESRHEGAEMPVNLQGILINQSYLASPSDLNNLLFSPDSNFRQTVIELQSCTDFKTEPWRVDNDGESLKRVITYTTAPSKLVKAVRATEEQSYLKADGKEYSVLLSVSTPDVPCGTYFRTEILFRIMPGPELDSEQQTSHLVISWRMNFLQSTMMKGMIENGARQGLEQNYAQFLDLLSQKVKPIDVEDAGSDKEQVLASLQGGQESDWRIAFVYFFNFGVLSSIFVVLYTTLHVLRVNSSVVQGFEFPGLDLPDSLSEIIMGGLLFLQVQHIFKKITCFVQARDQKVGDHGVKAQGDGWLLTAALIEGTKLAPVDATGFSDPYVVFTCNGKTKTSSIKFQTLEPQWNEIFEFDAMEDPPSVMNVHVYDFDGPFDEVTSLGHAEINFVKSNLSELADVWIPLQGNLAQSWQSKLHLRIFLNNSKGTGMVTEYLSKMEKEVGKKMTLRSPRTNTAFQELFSLPAEEFLISSFTCYLKRKLPTQGHLFLSLRTIGFYSSMFGRKTKFFFLWEDIEDIQAIPQSLSSWNPSIIITLHRGRGMDAKHGAKSMDNGKLKFHLQSFASFSVANRTIMALWKARSLSTELKVQLAEEQSQANTLQSEDSGIFVGVEDAKSLQTTEVFSSTISTNMISLMEVFEGGSLEMKVMEKVGCLKYSVTQWESDKPHEYQRQIHYKFSKKLSPVGGEVTGTQLKSPMLNKKGWIIEEVMELQGVLLGDFFTLHIKYQIEDLAPKQRACNVQVSLGIEWSKSTRHQKRIEKNVLSSSSARLKEMFNLASREVSHAR
- the LOC133899753 gene encoding C2 and GRAM domain-containing protein At1g03370-like isoform X2; this translates as MRLSVRVIEARNLRAMDSNGFSDPYVKLQLGKQRFKTKVVKMNLNPTWDQEFTFLVGDVRDVLKFYVYDEDMLGMDDFLGQMRVSLEDVLAAENFSLGTRWYQLLPKGKTDKVVDCGKICVSISLETAGATRSWSDDFAAELTDIQRDYSLSSQSTEVSVTLAYQESEISKEDNISGDYDGAEVPAEDKCRERADRNLAASEAKSNGIHNAPLNGAETSETDKPDKPSFVDRVCQIFARKNVDAVPTSSVNTKASEEVQEETTVYEDPVSQNNCVSPETPFDELLNFFESRHEGAEMPVNLQGILINQSYLASPSDLNNLLFSPDSNFRQTVIELQSCTDFKTEPWRVDNDGESLKRVITYTTAPSKLVKAVRATEEQSYLKADGKEYSVLLSVSTPDVPCGTYFRTEILFRIMPGPELDSEQQTSHLVISWRMNFLQSTMMKGMIENGARQGLEQNYAQFLDLLSQKVKPIDVEDAGSDKEQVLASLQGGQESDWRIAFVYFFNFGVLSSIFVVLYTTLHVLRVNSSVVQGFEFPGLDLPDSLSEIIMGGLLFLQVQHIFKKITCFVQARDQKVGDHGVKAQGDGWLLTAALIEGTKLAPVDATGFSDPYVVFTCNGKTKTSSIKFQTLEPQWNELADVWIPLQGNLAQSWQSKLHLRIFLNNSKGTGMVTEYLSKMEKEVGKKMTLRSPRTNTAFQELFSLPAEEFLISSFTCYLKRKLPTQGHLFLSLRTIGFYSSMFGRKTKFFFLWEDIEDIQAIPQSLSSWNPSIIITLHRGRGMDAKHGAKSMDNGKLKFHLQSFASFSVANRTIMALWKARSLSTELKVQLAEEQSQANTLQSEDSGIFVGVEDAKSLQTTEVFSSTISTNMISLMEVFEGGSLEMKVMEKVGCLKYSVTQWESDKPHEYQRQIHYKFSKKLSPVGGEVTGTQLKSPMLNKKGWIIEEVMELQGVLLGDFFTLHIKYQIEDLAPKQRACNVQVSLGIEWSKSTRHQKRIEKNVLSSSSARLKEMFNLASREVSHAR